The sequence below is a genomic window from Lycium ferocissimum isolate CSIRO_LF1 chromosome 9, AGI_CSIRO_Lferr_CH_V1, whole genome shotgun sequence.
CATGGCCTATCAGAAATATTCACTACCACAGAAACATCACTTTgcaacaatttattcaaatcATCAAATCCTCCTTTTCATTCTCCCACAGGCCACAGCCCTCATCCTAGAAATTTCTCCCAACCCTTTTCCTATAATCACAAAATTATCCGACCTTAGTACTAATTTCATCCCTATTATCAAGAACAATTGCAATCTTGATAATTTGGAAATTTGGACCACGAACTCGAGACTTTTAAGTCCAAATTTAATGGTGAGAATAATAATTGCAACGTTTATGTAGCGGGTCATGTGATTGTTTTTCCTAGCTACAATGGTTTTTTTGAGAAGCCTGGTTTATATTTAGACCAAATGTTTGTGAGGAAGTGTTATAGGGGGATGAGGTTtggaaaaatgttattttcTGCCGTTGCATCGCAAGCTGAGAAAATGGGATTGGGGATGGTTGATTGGCTTGTGGCTGATTGGAATGAAGAAAGTATTAATTTCTATGAGAAAATGGGGGCTCATTATATTCCGGAATATAGGCTTTGTAAATTGTATGGAGATCAGCTTCAACAATATGCCAAGAAATCTGATTGATGATCACTTTTTCATCTTCTTAATTACTACTAGTAGttcttttgtttaattttctCTAAGCTTTGTTGTACTATTATTATTTCAGAACTGATGTAAGTTTAAGCAGTACCCGTACATTGATTCGCTAGGTACTTATGTTTATGAGAAATATTATAGTGATATAATACGACCTTCTTTGGAAAGAACCTATTGACACACAAATCAGGTTGTTCAGATCTTTCTAGGAATGTATCccgactatttttttttttaatggttaAATAACTTTGTCTCCATTGATTAGTTATGTGCAaaaagttacatattttatacgTGATTATTGAGATTAGATTACTCTACGTCCTAACCAAAAACGAAAAGCAGAAAATTCAACGTGGATCATAACTATTTGAGCAGTTGGTTTAAACTAGGGGTGTaaaaagtaaaccgacaaaccgcaccaaaccgataaatcgagtcaaactgagaaaaaaacccgactagtagtttggtttgatttggtttggtgttggaaaaaaaaaaacccgatcataatcggtttggtttggttttaactaaaaaaagtcaaaccgaaccaaaccaacctgacattacatgtat
It includes:
- the LOC132031648 gene encoding L-ornithine N5-acetyltransferase NATA1-like, whose protein sequence is MEYSTHIASSTLINSFQPKEKNTIFNNQISARIRLATELDVPHLHKLVTQMAEYHGLSEIFTTTETSLCNNLFKSSNPPFHSPTDLDHELETFKSKFNGENNNCNVYVAGHVIVFPSYNGFFEKPGLYLDQMFVRKCYRGMRFGKMLFSAVASQAEKMGLGMVDWLVADWNEESINFYEKMGAHYIPEYRLCKLYGDQLQQYAKKSD